A stretch of the Aegilops tauschii subsp. strangulata cultivar AL8/78 chromosome 4, Aet v6.0, whole genome shotgun sequence genome encodes the following:
- the LOC109781223 gene encoding F-box protein At1g55000, which yields MSGRAGDHALPASSPAEPDPEAPSPMSGGDFPGDLLRAVLHRLPPADVARAACVCRLWRAVASDRAVLEAAFRAPWGVRRVLGDPATRAFWRAASLARFALSHTVRRGDTVPGVALKYSVQVTDIKRFNNMMSDHGIYSRERLLIPISDPEILLGSTCYIEMDHNSKREVAVFYPEGHPNGNAESLANAAAAKRRSKRILESVRRSLHVDDGTAEYYLSVTDGDPRAAMMEFSEDLRWEQRQAGH from the exons ATGAGCGGCCGCGCCGGAGACCACGCCCTccccgcctcctcccccgccgaaCCCGATCCGGAGGCGCCGTCCCCGATGAGCGGCGGCGACTTCCCGGGCGACCTCCTGCGGGCGGTCCTGCACCGGCTCCCGCCCGCGGACGTCGCGCGGGCGGCCTGCGTCTGCCGCCTCTGGCGCGCCGTCGCCTCCGACCGCGCCGTGCTGGAGGCCGCCTTCCGCGCGCCCTGGGGCGTGCGCCGCGTCCTCGGCGACCCGGCCACCAGGGCCTTCTGGCgcgccgcctccctcgcccgcttCGCGCTCTCGCACACCGTCCGGCGCGGGGACACCGTCCCCGGCGTCGCGCTTAAGTATTCCGTCCAG GTGACCGATATCAAACGGTTCAACAATATGATGAGTGACCACGGTATCTACTCAAGGGAGAGGCTTCTGATACCAATCAGTGATCCAGAAATCCTGCTGGGTAGCACATGCTACATTGAGATGGATCACAACTCAAAGAGAGAGGTCGCGGTCTTCTATCCCGAGGGCCACCCGAATGGAAACGCAGAATCCTTGGCGAACGCTGCAGCTGCAAAAAGGCGAAGCAAACGGATTCTCGAGTCGGTGAGGCGGAGCTTGCACGTTGACGACGGAACTGCCGAGTACTACCTGTCCGTCACAGACGGCGATCCGAGAGCTGCTATGATGGAGTTCTCGGAGGACCTTAGGTGGGAGCAGCGACAAGCAGGCCATTAG